A part of Pseudomonas lutea genomic DNA contains:
- a CDS encoding NAD(P)(+) transhydrogenase (Re/Si-specific) subunit beta, with protein MSMNLVTLLYLVSAICFIQALKGLSHPTTSRRGNMFGMLGMGLAVLTTIGLVFKLAALSTDGASAGIGYILIGLLVGGTAGSIMAKRVEMTKMPELVAFMHSMIGLAAVFIAIAAVVEPQSLGIVHHLGDPIPAGNRLELFLGAAIGAITFSGSVIAFGKLSGKYKFRLFQGAPVQFTGQHTLNLVLGLATLLLGLTFMLTGSLLAFSLMLILAFVIGVLLIIPIGGADMPVVVSMLNSYSGWAAAGIGFSLNNSMLIIAGSLVGSSGAILSYIMCKAMNRSFFNVIGGGFGGSADISAVSGTKEARPVKSGSADDATFLLTNADTVIIVPGYGLAVARAQHALKELTEKLTHAGVTVKYAIHPVAGRMPGHMNVLLAEAEVPYDQVFEMEDINSEFGQADVVLVLGANDVVNPAAKNDPKSPIAGMPILEAYKAKTIIVNKRSMASGYAGLDNELFYLDKTMMVFGDAKKVIEDMVKAID; from the coding sequence ATGAGCATGAACCTTGTGACCTTGCTGTATCTCGTGTCGGCCATTTGCTTTATTCAAGCACTGAAGGGCTTGTCTCACCCGACTACGTCCCGCCGGGGCAACATGTTCGGCATGCTGGGCATGGGGCTGGCCGTGCTGACCACAATCGGACTGGTGTTTAAACTGGCCGCTTTGTCCACCGACGGAGCGAGCGCTGGTATTGGTTACATCCTGATCGGCTTGCTGGTGGGCGGCACTGCTGGTTCGATCATGGCCAAGCGTGTTGAAATGACCAAGATGCCGGAGCTGGTGGCTTTCATGCACAGCATGATTGGCCTGGCAGCCGTGTTCATTGCGATTGCAGCGGTGGTGGAGCCGCAGTCTCTGGGCATTGTTCATCACTTGGGCGATCCGATCCCTGCCGGCAACCGTTTGGAGCTGTTTCTCGGCGCAGCCATCGGCGCAATCACCTTTTCCGGCTCGGTCATTGCTTTCGGCAAGTTGTCAGGCAAATACAAGTTCCGCCTGTTTCAAGGCGCACCGGTGCAGTTCACCGGCCAACACACACTCAATCTGGTGCTGGGTCTGGCCACGCTTCTGTTGGGTCTCACCTTTATGCTCACAGGGAGCCTGCTGGCGTTCAGCCTCATGTTGATACTGGCATTCGTGATCGGCGTGCTGCTCATCATCCCGATTGGCGGCGCGGACATGCCGGTTGTGGTGTCGATGCTCAACAGTTATTCGGGTTGGGCTGCGGCGGGTATCGGTTTCTCGCTGAACAACTCGATGCTGATCATCGCCGGCTCTCTGGTTGGCTCGTCTGGCGCGATTCTGTCGTACATCATGTGTAAGGCCATGAACCGCTCCTTCTTCAATGTCATCGGTGGCGGCTTCGGTGGCAGTGCAGATATCAGCGCAGTCAGCGGCACCAAGGAAGCCCGTCCCGTCAAATCCGGTTCGGCTGATGACGCGACCTTTTTGCTGACCAATGCCGATACCGTCATCATCGTCCCGGGCTACGGTTTGGCGGTCGCCCGAGCGCAACACGCCCTAAAGGAGCTGACGGAAAAGCTGACTCACGCTGGAGTGACGGTCAAGTACGCCATTCACCCGGTCGCTGGCCGGATGCCAGGGCATATGAACGTGCTGCTGGCAGAAGCCGAGGTGCCTTATGACCAGGTCTTTGAAATGGAAGACATCAACTCCGAGTTCGGTCAGGCCGACGTTGTTCTGGTGCTCGGCGCTAACGATGTGGTGAATCCGGCTGCTAAAAATGACCCTAAATCACCTATTGCCGGTATGCCTATTCTTGAGGCGTACAAGGCCAAAACAATCATCGTCAACAAACGCTCCATGGCCAGCGGCTACGCTGGGCTTGATAACGAGTTGTTCTACCTGGACAAGACCATGATGGTTTTCGGCGATGCGAAGAAGGTCATCGAAGACATGGTGAAAGCCATCGATTAG
- a CDS encoding acetyl-CoA hydrolase/transferase family protein yields the protein MHRERIRLPSLTSKIMSAADAASLIKDGMTIGMSGFTRAGEAKAVPKALAERAKATPLKISLMTGASLGNDLDKQLTEAGVLSRRMPFQVDSTLRKAINDGTVMFIDQHLSDTVEQLRNRQIKAVDIAVIECVAINEEGHLVLSTSVGNSASFAILAEHVIVEINLAQPMALEGLHDIYIPTYRPTRLPIPVLKTDTRIGGHAVKIDPAKIVGIVISNQPDSPSTVLPADTDTQAIAGHLVDFFKSEVRLNRLTNQLMPLQAGVGTIANAVMTGLIDSPFHGMTMYSEVLQDSTFDLFEAGKLDFASGCSMTLSERKHAALYDDLEQYRSRLLLRPQEISNHPEIVRRLGIIAINTALEFDLYGNVNSTHVGGTRMMNGIGGSGDFARNAHLAIFVTKSIAKAGAISSVVPMVSHVDHTEHDVDILVTEVGLADLRGLAPRERARVIIDNCVHPAYRDALNDYFRRACAIGGHTPHVLRDALSWHLNLEETGRMIGV from the coding sequence ATGCACCGTGAACGCATCCGCCTGCCCTCGTTGACGAGCAAGATTATGAGCGCCGCCGACGCCGCGTCCTTGATAAAGGATGGCATGACCATCGGCATGAGCGGCTTTACGCGCGCCGGGGAGGCCAAGGCGGTTCCCAAAGCACTGGCTGAACGGGCCAAGGCAACACCGTTGAAGATCAGCCTGATGACCGGTGCCAGCTTGGGCAACGACCTGGATAAGCAGCTGACTGAGGCAGGCGTGCTGTCACGTCGCATGCCATTTCAAGTCGACAGCACCCTGCGTAAAGCCATTAATGACGGAACCGTGATGTTCATTGATCAGCATCTGTCTGACACAGTTGAGCAGCTGCGCAATCGCCAGATAAAAGCAGTGGATATCGCAGTAATCGAATGCGTGGCGATTAACGAAGAGGGCCATTTGGTGCTCAGCACGTCGGTCGGCAACTCTGCCAGTTTCGCTATCTTGGCCGAGCACGTGATCGTCGAGATCAATCTCGCACAGCCAATGGCGCTTGAAGGGCTGCATGACATTTACATACCCACGTACCGACCAACACGTCTACCGATTCCGGTGCTCAAAACTGACACGCGCATCGGCGGCCACGCCGTAAAGATCGATCCCGCCAAAATCGTCGGCATCGTGATCAGCAATCAACCTGATTCCCCGTCAACAGTGTTGCCCGCAGATACCGACACCCAAGCCATCGCCGGGCATCTGGTGGACTTCTTCAAGAGCGAAGTACGGCTAAACCGCCTGACCAATCAGCTGATGCCGTTGCAGGCTGGCGTCGGCACAATTGCAAATGCGGTGATGACCGGGCTGATCGATTCGCCCTTTCACGGCATGACGATGTACTCGGAGGTCTTGCAAGACTCAACCTTCGACTTGTTCGAGGCGGGCAAGCTGGATTTCGCATCGGGTTGTTCGATGACATTGTCCGAACGCAAACACGCCGCGCTCTACGACGATCTCGAGCAGTACAGATCCAGACTGTTATTGCGTCCTCAGGAAATTTCCAATCATCCTGAAATAGTGCGGCGGTTGGGTATCATCGCCATCAACACGGCGCTTGAATTCGATTTGTATGGGAACGTTAACTCGACCCACGTCGGCGGCACTCGGATGATGAATGGCATCGGCGGCTCCGGTGACTTTGCCCGAAACGCTCACCTGGCGATTTTCGTAACCAAGTCCATTGCGAAGGCGGGTGCCATTTCGAGCGTGGTGCCCATGGTTAGCCACGTGGACCACACCGAGCACGACGTAGATATCCTTGTGACAGAAGTGGGTTTGGCAGATTTGCGTGGCCTTGCACCGCGTGAGCGGGCGCGAGTCATCATCGACAACTGCGTGCACCCGGCGTATCGGGATGCACTGAATGACTACTTCCGCCGAGCCTGCGCG
- a CDS encoding Re/Si-specific NAD(P)(+) transhydrogenase subunit alpha, which translates to MHIGVPLETQLGETRVAATPETVKKLIAQGHTVTVQTTAGIAASVTDSAYELAGAVIGTATDAFSAELILKVAAPSDAELSAIKRGAVVVGMLNPFNNDAIARLAERGATAFALEAAPRTSRAQSLDVLSSQANIAGYKAVLLAAHHYPRFMPMLMTAAGTVKAARVLVLGAGVAGLQAIATAKRLGAVIEASDVRPAVKEQIESLGAKFVDVPYESDEEREAAVGVGGYARPMPASWMQRQAVAVHERAKLADIVITTALIPGRKAPTLLSAETVAQMKPGSVVIDLAAAQGGNCPLTVADQVVVEHGVTIVGHTNLPALVAADASALYARNLLDFMKLLFDKEGHFQINLEDDIVAACLMCRDGNVIRNNG; encoded by the coding sequence GTGCATATTGGAGTCCCTCTCGAAACCCAGCTGGGTGAAACCCGCGTCGCTGCCACCCCAGAAACAGTCAAAAAGCTCATCGCTCAGGGTCACACGGTTACAGTGCAAACAACCGCGGGGATTGCCGCAAGCGTGACTGACAGCGCTTATGAGCTCGCCGGAGCAGTGATTGGAACCGCCACTGACGCATTCAGCGCCGAACTGATATTGAAGGTGGCCGCGCCCAGCGATGCTGAACTCTCGGCGATAAAGAGAGGAGCAGTGGTCGTAGGGATGCTCAATCCTTTCAACAACGATGCAATTGCACGGCTAGCCGAGCGCGGTGCCACCGCATTTGCGCTGGAAGCTGCGCCACGCACGTCTCGCGCGCAGAGCCTCGACGTGCTGTCGTCCCAGGCCAACATTGCCGGCTATAAAGCAGTGCTGTTGGCGGCGCATCACTATCCGCGGTTCATGCCGATGCTGATGACTGCGGCAGGCACTGTGAAGGCTGCGCGCGTGCTGGTTCTTGGAGCCGGCGTAGCGGGCCTGCAGGCGATCGCAACCGCCAAGCGGCTGGGCGCCGTCATAGAGGCCTCGGACGTGCGTCCTGCGGTTAAGGAGCAGATTGAGTCTCTGGGGGCCAAGTTTGTTGACGTGCCTTATGAGTCTGATGAGGAACGGGAAGCCGCAGTAGGCGTGGGCGGTTATGCCCGTCCAATGCCGGCTAGTTGGATGCAGCGTCAAGCGGTGGCCGTTCACGAGCGCGCCAAACTGGCGGATATCGTGATCACCACGGCGCTGATACCCGGTCGCAAGGCGCCCACATTGTTAAGCGCTGAAACCGTCGCGCAGATGAAGCCTGGGTCAGTCGTCATCGACCTGGCCGCAGCGCAGGGAGGGAACTGCCCTCTGACGGTTGCCGATCAGGTAGTGGTTGAGCACGGCGTGACAATCGTTGGCCACACCAATTTGCCTGCCCTCGTTGCGGCGGATGCTTCGGCGCTGTACGCCCGCAATCTGCTGGACTTCATGAAGCTGCTCTTCGATAAAGAAGGCCACTTCCAGATCAACCTCGAAGACGACATCGTCGCGGCGTGCCTGATGTGCCGTGACGGCAACGTCATCCGCAACAACGGCTGA
- a CDS encoding LysR family transcriptional regulator, protein MRRKIPSTAALVSFEAAARHESFTKAAEELSLTQSAICRQIASLEEFLNVGLFRRSRRGVKLTEAGLSYSRRIATQLDAVERDTLSVMGHQGVNVIELAVVPTFGTQWLLPRLNDFQKKYPDVTINLTNRTRPFLFADTEFDAAIYFGDADWSGTESHRLMGENPMPVCSPRLLDARHSISPHELAEMPLLQQTTRPYAWRQWFNSLEMGVARDMTGPRYELFSMLAQAAMHDMGVALIPPFLIQHELAEKRLVIANPHQLSSTKAYYLMIPERKTESASLKAFRDWLIQQAGTYSLP, encoded by the coding sequence ATGCGTCGTAAAATCCCTAGTACCGCTGCGCTGGTGAGCTTCGAAGCAGCCGCGCGGCATGAGAGCTTTACCAAGGCGGCCGAAGAGCTTTCGCTGACCCAGAGCGCTATCTGCCGACAAATCGCAAGCCTGGAAGAGTTCTTGAATGTAGGCCTGTTTCGACGTTCACGGCGAGGTGTGAAGCTCACGGAGGCAGGCCTTTCCTACAGCCGACGCATCGCAACACAACTCGACGCCGTTGAGCGCGACACCCTGTCCGTAATGGGTCATCAGGGCGTCAACGTCATCGAGCTCGCGGTGGTGCCAACATTCGGCACGCAATGGCTTCTTCCACGCCTGAATGATTTTCAGAAGAAATACCCTGACGTCACTATCAACTTGACCAACCGCACACGACCTTTTTTATTCGCGGACACTGAATTCGATGCGGCGATTTACTTTGGTGATGCGGATTGGTCCGGTACCGAATCCCACAGACTGATGGGCGAAAACCCGATGCCGGTCTGCAGCCCCAGGCTGCTTGATGCGAGACACAGCATCAGCCCTCACGAGCTGGCCGAGATGCCGCTGCTCCAACAGACCACTCGACCCTATGCCTGGCGGCAGTGGTTCAACTCGCTGGAAATGGGCGTGGCCCGCGACATGACAGGTCCGCGTTACGAGCTCTTCTCCATGCTCGCGCAGGCAGCCATGCACGACATGGGTGTGGCGCTGATCCCGCCATTTCTTATTCAGCATGAACTGGCTGAGAAGCGCCTGGTGATTGCCAACCCTCACCAATTGTCGAGCACGAAGGCGTACTACTTGATGATTCCGGAGCGCAAGACGGAATCGGCGTCACTGAAAGCGTTCCGCGACTGGCTGATTCAGCAAGCCGGGACCTATTCGCTGCCCTGA
- a CDS encoding NAD(P) transhydrogenase subunit alpha, with amino-acid sequence MEEFISPGVYNLIIFVLAIYVGYHVVWNVTPALHTPLMAVTNAISAIVIVGAMLAAALTVTPLGKTMGTLAVALAAVNVFGGFLVTRRMLEMFKKKAPKAKDEAKS; translated from the coding sequence ATGGAAGAGTTCATCTCGCCCGGCGTCTACAACCTGATCATCTTTGTCTTGGCCATTTATGTCGGCTACCACGTGGTCTGGAACGTGACGCCTGCGCTGCACACGCCTCTAATGGCGGTCACTAACGCTATCTCGGCCATTGTCATCGTCGGCGCAATGCTCGCTGCAGCGCTGACTGTGACGCCGCTGGGCAAAACCATGGGCACACTCGCCGTTGCGCTTGCCGCAGTTAACGTTTTTGGCGGTTTCCTTGTCACCCGGCGCATGCTGGAGATGTTCAAGAAGAAAGCGCCGAAGGCAAAAGACGAGGCCAAGTCATGA
- a CDS encoding acyl-CoA dehydrogenase, translating into MSGKASFSWIDPLLLDQQLTEEERMVRDSAEQFARDKLAPRVLEAFRHEKTDPAIFREMGEIGLLGATIPEQYGGSGLNYVCYGLIAREVERVDSGYRSMMSVQSSLVMVPINEFGTEAQKQKYLPKLASGEWIGCFGLTEPNHGSDPGAMITRARSVEGGYRLTGSKMWITNSPIADVFVVWGKDDAGDIRGFVLEKGWQGLTAPTIHGKVGLRASITGEIVMDNVFVPEENIFPDVRGLKGPFTCLNSARYGISWGALGAAEFCWHTARQYTLDRQQFGRPLAANQLIQKKLADMQTEITLALQGCLRLGRMKDEGMAAVEITSIMKRNSCGKSLDIARMARDMLGGNGISDEFGIARHLVNLEVVNTYEGTHDVHALILGRAQTGIQAFY; encoded by the coding sequence ATGAGCGGTAAGGCAAGTTTCAGCTGGATCGACCCCCTGTTGCTGGACCAGCAACTTACCGAAGAAGAGCGCATGGTTCGCGACAGTGCCGAGCAGTTCGCCAGGGACAAGCTTGCGCCACGTGTGCTCGAAGCCTTCCGTCATGAGAAGACAGATCCGGCGATCTTTCGCGAGATGGGTGAGATAGGTCTCCTTGGCGCGACAATCCCGGAGCAGTACGGCGGTAGCGGCCTTAACTATGTGTGCTACGGCTTGATCGCTCGCGAAGTCGAGCGCGTCGATTCCGGTTACCGCTCAATGATGAGCGTACAGTCATCACTGGTCATGGTGCCTATCAACGAGTTCGGCACTGAAGCTCAAAAGCAGAAGTACCTGCCAAAACTCGCGTCCGGTGAATGGATTGGCTGCTTCGGCCTTACCGAACCCAATCATGGATCGGATCCCGGCGCGATGATCACCCGTGCTCGGAGCGTCGAAGGCGGCTACCGTCTGACCGGCAGCAAAATGTGGATCACCAACAGCCCGATCGCTGACGTTTTTGTTGTGTGGGGTAAAGACGACGCTGGGGACATCCGCGGCTTCGTGCTGGAAAAAGGCTGGCAGGGGCTTACTGCTCCCACGATTCACGGCAAGGTTGGGCTTCGCGCTTCGATCACCGGTGAAATCGTCATGGACAACGTCTTTGTGCCGGAAGAAAACATCTTCCCGGACGTCAGAGGCCTTAAAGGGCCGTTCACCTGCTTGAACTCTGCTCGTTACGGCATCTCCTGGGGCGCCTTGGGGGCTGCTGAATTTTGTTGGCACACCGCGCGTCAGTACACGCTGGATCGTCAGCAATTCGGTCGTCCGCTTGCGGCTAATCAGTTGATCCAGAAAAAGCTCGCAGATATGCAAACCGAGATCACATTGGCGCTCCAGGGCTGCTTGCGCCTGGGCCGCATGAAGGACGAAGGCATGGCAGCGGTCGAAATCACTTCCATCATGAAGCGCAACTCTTGTGGCAAATCCCTGGATATCGCGCGTATGGCGCGCGACATGCTCGGTGGCAATGGGATATCCGACGAGTTCGGTATCGCCAGGCATCTGGTCAATCTGGAGGTAGTCAACACGTACGAGGGCACCCATGACGTCCACGCGCTGATCCTTGGCCGGGCGCAGACCGGCATTCAGGCCTTCTATTAA